GCGGGCCGGCCATGATGTCCATCGGGTCGGGGATGTTGCCCGGCTCGGGGCCGAACAGCAAAATGTCGTCCGGGCGGTATTGCACGTCCGTGTAAAGCTTGGTGGCGTGCGCGGTGAAGGCGATGATGCGCGAGTTGGGCATGGACTTCACCAAGTCGTCGAAGTCGGGGTGCAGCACGACGTGGGCCATGTCGTGGTAATCGAGGCCGGCGCGACGCAGCTTCGTGTCTTTGAGGTTGAAGCCGAGCGGCTCGATCAGATGCAGAATCGTCCCAGTCACGGCGCACAGGCGAATGGCTGAGCCGGTGTTGCCGGGGATGCGGGGAGAGTAGTAGCACAGGTGCGGTGTCACCGTCTTGGCCTCGCTGGCGTCCTTGGCGCTCATCATCGCGTCGACCACGCTGATCGGGTTGCCGTGTGCGTCGGTCACCAGTTCGTCCGGCCCGTAGTTGGACTTGCGGTAGCCGTATTCATACATGTCGGTGACTTTGTTCTCTGGATTTCCGGCGTTCCCCGCCGTTTGCTCTTCATCTGTCATGATTTAAAACTATCCCCGCGAAGCGACACCGAACCCGGCTACGTCTATGTTTTGCAGGCTATACGATAAACGCGGTGTCTATTATTGCCTATTGTCATATTCAATGCAAGGCCAATCCTGCATAACAAAAGCCCGCCGAGATTGGTCGGCGGGCTTCTGCCAATAGCCGGGTTATTCGCTCGGCTGGTAGGAAATCCTTACATCAGGCTCTCATAGATCGCGTGGATGTCTTCCTTCGTAGGCTTGCGCGGGTTGCCACCGGTGCAGACATCCTTGAAGGCGTTCTCGGTCAATCCATCGATGTCGCTTTCCTTGGCGCCGACTTCGCTGATGGTGGTCGGGTTGCCGAGGTCGACGGTGAGTTGGTGGATCCTTTGCACGGCCTCTTCGCGCACCTCGTCGATCGAACGGTCGGGGTTGTAGGAATCCTGGTCGCCGAAGGCGTGGGCGATGGCGCGGTACTTCTCGCCGGTGTAGTCCTTGTTGTATTCCATGACAGGCGCGAGCAGGATGCCGTTGGCCACGCCGTGTGCGACACCGAGCAGTCCGCCGAGGGCGTGGGCCATGCCGTGCACGAGGCCGAGGCCGACGTTGGAATAGGCCATGCCGGTGATGTAGGAGGCGTAGGCCATTTCTTCGCCGGCCGCGACATCGCCGTCGGCGGACTTGGCGAGATTGGCGGCGATCATGCGGATCGTCTGCAGCGACAGGCAGTCGGAAAGCTCCCAGGCGCCCGGGGTGACGAAGCCTTCGATGGCGTGGGTGAGCGCGTCGAGGCCGGTGGCCACCTTGAGGCTGCGCGGCATCGTATCGGTCAGATCCGGGTCGACGAAGGCGACCAGCGGGATGTCGTGCGGG
This genomic stretch from Bifidobacterium sp. ESL0690 harbors:
- a CDS encoding tRNA (cytidine(34)-2'-O)-methyltransferase, producing the protein MTDEEQTAGNAGNPENKVTDMYEYGYRKSNYGPDELVTDAHGNPISVVDAMMSAKDASEAKTVTPHLCYYSPRIPGNTGSAIRLCAVTGTILHLIEPLGFNLKDTKLRRAGLDYHDMAHVVLHPDFDDLVKSMPNSRIIAFTAHATKLYTDVQYRPDDILLFGPEPGNIPDPMDIMAGPHVAEQVRLPMRPSLRSLNLTNCASIAIYEAWRQLGFKGGE
- the fucO gene encoding lactaldehyde reductase, encoding MVYRMIFNQEAYFGRGAIKEIPNVAKAHGFTKAFIVTDPVLLKTGTVKKVTDVLDAAGMPYEIFDNVKPNPPVECIQDGVAKFKNAGADFMIGLGGGSPQDTCKGIGIIAANPEFADVLSLEGTAATKNPSVPIFGVPTTAGTASETTINYVVTDTAKKRKFVAVDPHDIPLVAFVDPDLTDTMPRSLKVATGLDALTHAIEGFVTPGAWELSDCLSLQTIRMIAANLAKSADGDVAAGEEMAYASYITGMAYSNVGLGLVHGMAHALGGLLGVAHGVANGILLAPVMEYNKDYTGEKYRAIAHAFGDQDSYNPDRSIDEVREEAVQRIHQLTVDLGNPTTISEVGAKESDIDGLTENAFKDVCTGGNPRKPTKEDIHAIYESLM